In the genome of Mucisphaera calidilacus, one region contains:
- a CDS encoding YHS domain-containing (seleno)protein, with protein MKRFKTRTAPLFIVILGLFAAGTIVTVNAWAQQSATPNTSRAYLHSYNLPSSGVALEGYCPVSYFAVNKAVMGKPEYASTYQGVTYHFAVPEGKTAFDRNPEKYLPAYGGWCAFGMAIEDKFPVDPTAFKIVNGRLMLFLRNQNLDARELWNSYDQNTQVNKADAHWKNVSG; from the coding sequence ATGAAACGCTTCAAGACACGCACCGCCCCGCTCTTCATCGTCATCCTCGGCCTCTTCGCCGCAGGCACCATCGTCACCGTCAACGCCTGGGCGCAGCAGTCCGCCACGCCCAACACCTCCCGAGCCTACCTCCACAGCTACAACCTCCCAAGCTCAGGCGTCGCCCTCGAAGGCTACTGCCCCGTCAGCTACTTCGCCGTCAACAAAGCCGTCATGGGCAAGCCCGAATACGCCTCGACCTACCAGGGCGTTACCTACCACTTCGCCGTCCCCGAAGGCAAGACCGCCTTCGACCGAAACCCCGAAAAATACCTGCCCGCCTATGGCGGATGGTGCGCCTTCGGCATGGCCATCGAAGATAAGTTCCCCGTCGACCCCACCGCTTTCAAGATCGTCAACGGCCGACTCATGCTCTTCCTCCGCAACCAGAACCTCGACGCCCGCGAACTCTGGAACAGCTACGACCAGAACACCCAGGTCAACAAAGCCGACGCACACTGGAAGAACGTCAGCGGCTGA